A portion of the Paenibacillus hamazuiensis genome contains these proteins:
- a CDS encoding F0F1 ATP synthase subunit epsilon, with protein sequence MSTFLLEIVTPERKVYAEDANMIIVKGAEGELGILPNHIPLVTPLKVAPLTVKKSGSPDAYIAVHGGFMEVRKDKVVILAESAELPEQIDVDRARSAKERAEQRLAAKRDEIDFRRAELALQRAMNRIDVYERGNK encoded by the coding sequence GTGAGTACTTTCCTGCTTGAAATAGTAACCCCCGAGCGTAAAGTGTACGCGGAAGACGCGAACATGATCATCGTAAAGGGTGCGGAAGGCGAGCTTGGTATCTTGCCGAATCATATTCCTCTTGTCACTCCTTTGAAAGTAGCTCCGTTGACCGTGAAAAAAAGCGGAAGCCCGGACGCCTACATCGCCGTTCACGGCGGATTTATGGAAGTGCGCAAGGACAAAGTTGTGATTTTGGCCGAGAGTGCCGAATTGCCTGAGCAAATCGACGTAGACCGGGCCAGATCCGCCAAGGAACGCGCGGAACAGCGTCTTGCCGCCAAACGCGACGAGATCGATTTCCGCCGCGCCGAGCTGGCGCTCCAAAGAGCGATGAACCGGATTGATGTATACGAGCGTGGAAATAAATAA
- the atpG gene encoding ATP synthase F1 subunit gamma, translating into MAKGMREIKRQINSKKNTMQITRAMEMVSAAKLRRAQQAAEAARPYSDKMKEVIASIAAGTKGVKHPMLQSREIKKTGYLVITSDRGLAGGFNGNLLRKLMTEIQERHSSPNDYVVFVIGRKGRDFFRKRNITIVDEVTGLSDSPTFADIKTITSAAVGNFENGSYDELYLVYNEFKNAATQIPRVKRLLPLEEVKSGAPVTNYEYEPSAEGVLEVLLPKYAETLIYSALLDSKASEHGARMTAMNNATKNAKKMITTLTLSYNRARQASITQEIMEIIAGANAQA; encoded by the coding sequence ATGGCAAAAGGTATGCGCGAAATAAAGCGCCAAATCAATTCCAAGAAAAATACGATGCAAATTACGCGGGCCATGGAGATGGTATCGGCGGCGAAGCTGAGAAGAGCCCAGCAAGCGGCAGAAGCGGCGCGCCCGTACTCCGACAAGATGAAGGAAGTTATCGCGAGCATCGCAGCAGGGACGAAGGGTGTGAAACACCCGATGCTGCAAAGTCGCGAGATCAAGAAAACCGGTTATCTGGTCATCACCTCGGACCGCGGTTTGGCCGGCGGTTTTAACGGAAATTTGCTTCGTAAATTGATGACGGAAATTCAGGAGAGACACAGCTCTCCGAATGACTATGTCGTTTTTGTGATCGGACGCAAAGGAAGAGACTTCTTCCGCAAACGAAACATCACCATCGTGGATGAGGTGACCGGTTTATCGGATTCACCGACGTTCGCGGACATCAAAACGATTACTTCGGCGGCGGTAGGCAACTTCGAAAACGGCAGCTACGACGAGCTTTACCTGGTGTACAACGAGTTCAAAAACGCAGCAACGCAAATTCCTCGGGTAAAACGGCTGCTTCCGCTCGAAGAAGTCAAAAGCGGCGCTCCCGTAACGAATTACGAATACGAGCCGTCCGCGGAAGGCGTACTTGAGGTGCTGCTGCCGAAATATGCGGAAACGCTCATCTACAGCGCGCTGCTCGATTCGAAAGCGAGCGAACACGGCGCAAGGATGACGGCGATGAACAACGCTACGAAGAACGCGAAGAAAATGATCACTACGCTGACGCTGTCCTATAACCGTGCCCGTCAGGCTTCCATCACTCAGGAAATTATGGAGATCATTGCGGGAGCTAACGCGCAGGCGTAG
- the atpE gene encoding F0F1 ATP synthase subunit C produces the protein MEFLAAAVAIGLGALGAGIGNGLIVGRAIEGISRQPELRGTLQTTMFIGVGLVEALPVISLVFALLFTFVLR, from the coding sequence ATGGAATTTCTTGCTGCAGCAGTTGCTATCGGTTTGGGTGCGCTTGGCGCAGGTATCGGTAACGGTTTGATCGTAGGTCGCGCAATCGAAGGTATTTCCCGTCAGCCGGAGCTTCGCGGTACTTTGCAAACGACGATGTTTATCGGTGTAGGTCTTGTCGAAGCATTGCCGGTTATCTCCCTCGTATTCGCCTTGCTGTTCACTTTCGTTTTGAGATAA
- the atpB gene encoding F0F1 ATP synthase subunit A, giving the protein MHELPIITLGGIRFDLSSIIMIVVTSIIVLILARLGTSRLSVNNPGKMQNFLEWVVDFVSGLIASTMDMKKGKSFLMLGITLIMFIFVGNMLGLPFGIAFEVTEPMPIFGITAEELHHAHETGKHIALSFWKSPTADVAVTMGLAAMIIVMVHFLGLTRNTHHYLKHYVEPHWAMFPLNVIKEVSKLLTLGLRLFGNIYAGEVLISVILMAGWVGIIPLIVWQGFSVFVGAIQAFVFTILTMVYISQATEHGDEH; this is encoded by the coding sequence ATGCATGAACTGCCGATAATTACACTTGGCGGGATCCGCTTTGATTTATCCAGCATCATCATGATTGTGGTCACCAGCATAATCGTCTTGATTTTGGCGCGCCTCGGCACAAGCCGGCTGTCTGTGAACAATCCGGGCAAAATGCAAAACTTTCTCGAATGGGTGGTTGATTTTGTCTCCGGTCTAATCGCCAGCACGATGGATATGAAAAAGGGCAAGTCGTTTTTGATGCTGGGCATTACGCTGATTATGTTTATTTTCGTAGGAAACATGTTGGGCTTACCGTTCGGTATCGCATTCGAGGTGACAGAGCCGATGCCGATCTTCGGCATTACGGCGGAAGAACTGCATCATGCTCACGAAACCGGCAAGCATATCGCGCTTTCCTTCTGGAAATCGCCTACGGCCGACGTTGCTGTGACGATGGGCCTCGCTGCCATGATAATCGTGATGGTACACTTCCTGGGGCTTACGAGAAACACGCATCACTACTTGAAGCACTATGTGGAACCGCATTGGGCGATGTTCCCGCTGAACGTGATCAAAGAGGTGTCCAAGCTTTTGACACTCGGTCTTCGTCTATTCGGTAACATTTACGCCGGCGAGGTGCTGATTTCCGTCATCTTGATGGCCGGTTGGGTGGGCATCATCCCGCTTATCGTATGGCAAGGCTTCTCGGTTTTCGTAGGCGCAATCCAGGCGTTCGTGTTTACGATTTTGACTATGGTTTATATCTCCCAGGCGACAGAGCATGGGGACGAGCATTAA
- the atpA gene encoding F0F1 ATP synthase subunit alpha → MSIRPDEISTLIKQQIENYKSELEVVEVGTVIQVGDGIARAHGLENVMAGELLEFSNGVLGYAFNLEESNVGIVILGPFTDIREGDQVRRTGRIMEVPVGEAMLGRVVNALGQPVDGRGPIETTHFRPVESPAPGVMARKSVHEPMQTGIKAIDAMIPIGRGQRELIIGDRQTGKTQIALDTIINQKGNGVKCIYVAIGQKQSTVVGVVETLRKAGALDYTIVVTASASEPSPMLWLAPYAGCAMGEYFMYKGEHVLIIYDDLTKQAAAYRELSLLLRRPPGREAYPGDVFYLHSRLLERAAKLSDELGAGSLTALPFIETQAGDVSAYIPTNVISITDGQIFLEADLFYSGQRPAVNVGISVSRVGSSAQIKAMKKVAGTLKTDLAQYRELAAFAAFGSDLDKATQNRLNRGLRTLELLKQGVAQPMPVEKQVVAIYVVTRGHLDELPVQDVRRFEAEFLAYVDSNRPEIFASIRDTNDLTADNENALKDAIAQFKKGFAPSA, encoded by the coding sequence TTGAGTATCAGACCTGATGAAATCAGCACGCTGATTAAACAGCAGATTGAAAACTATAAATCCGAATTGGAAGTCGTTGAAGTCGGTACGGTCATTCAAGTCGGTGACGGTATTGCGCGCGCGCACGGTTTGGAAAACGTCATGGCCGGCGAGCTGCTTGAGTTCTCCAACGGCGTACTCGGTTACGCGTTCAACCTGGAAGAAAGCAACGTCGGTATCGTTATCTTGGGACCTTTCACGGATATCCGCGAAGGCGATCAGGTTCGCCGCACGGGCCGCATCATGGAAGTTCCGGTAGGCGAAGCTATGCTGGGCCGCGTTGTCAACGCGCTCGGACAGCCGGTCGACGGCAGAGGCCCGATCGAAACGACGCATTTCCGTCCGGTCGAATCTCCAGCACCGGGCGTTATGGCCCGTAAATCGGTTCACGAACCGATGCAAACCGGTATCAAAGCGATCGACGCGATGATCCCGATCGGCCGCGGTCAGCGCGAGCTGATCATCGGCGACCGTCAAACCGGTAAAACCCAGATCGCGCTCGACACGATCATCAACCAAAAAGGCAACGGCGTAAAATGTATTTACGTCGCGATCGGCCAAAAGCAATCCACCGTCGTCGGCGTTGTCGAAACGCTGCGTAAAGCCGGCGCACTCGACTATACGATCGTTGTAACGGCGAGTGCATCCGAGCCGTCCCCGATGCTGTGGCTGGCTCCGTATGCAGGCTGCGCAATGGGCGAGTACTTCATGTACAAAGGCGAGCACGTTCTGATCATCTACGACGACTTGACCAAGCAAGCGGCTGCATACCGCGAGTTGTCCCTGCTGCTCCGCCGTCCTCCGGGCCGGGAAGCTTATCCGGGTGACGTATTCTATCTGCACTCCCGTTTGCTGGAGCGCGCTGCGAAGCTGAGCGACGAGCTTGGCGCAGGTTCCTTGACGGCACTGCCGTTCATCGAGACGCAAGCAGGCGACGTGTCCGCATACATTCCTACGAACGTCATCTCGATTACGGACGGTCAGATTTTCCTTGAAGCGGATCTGTTCTATTCGGGTCAACGTCCGGCGGTTAACGTCGGTATCTCCGTATCCCGCGTAGGTAGCTCTGCACAAATCAAAGCGATGAAAAAGGTTGCCGGTACGCTCAAAACCGACCTTGCGCAATACCGCGAGCTCGCAGCGTTTGCCGCGTTCGGCTCCGATTTGGATAAAGCGACGCAAAACCGCTTGAACCGCGGTCTGCGTACCCTCGAGCTGCTGAAGCAGGGCGTAGCCCAGCCTATGCCGGTTGAGAAGCAGGTTGTGGCGATTTATGTCGTAACCAGAGGTCACCTGGACGAGTTGCCGGTTCAAGACGTACGCCGTTTTGAAGCCGAGTTCCTCGCTTATGTGGACTCGAACCGTCCGGAAATTTTCGCAAGTATCCGCGATACGAACGATTTGACCGCGGATAACGAAAATGCTCTGAAAGATGCGATTGCGCAGTTCAAAAAAGGATTTGCTCCTTCGGCATAA
- a CDS encoding ATP synthase subunit I codes for MDDFSAHLKTVQRMAFFFLSFCFMGWALVPQHRPYMAGLILGTCVSMINARYLAWKIEQLTKAVMEKSNRKINMGFITRASTSLLAILVCYRFQQQFAFSTTLAGLFFAQLATLLLGIISNFKQRK; via the coding sequence ATGGATGATTTCTCCGCCCATCTGAAAACGGTTCAACGCATGGCGTTCTTTTTTTTGTCCTTCTGCTTCATGGGTTGGGCGTTAGTGCCGCAGCACCGCCCTTACATGGCCGGTCTGATTTTGGGTACCTGCGTCAGCATGATCAACGCCCGCTACTTGGCGTGGAAGATCGAGCAGCTCACGAAAGCGGTCATGGAGAAGTCGAACCGCAAGATCAACATGGGCTTTATCACTCGCGCCTCAACTTCGCTGCTAGCCATCCTGGTTTGCTATAGATTCCAGCAGCAGTTTGCATTTTCTACCACGCTGGCAGGATTATTTTTCGCACAGTTGGCAACACTCCTACTGGGCATTATTTCAAATTTTAAGCAACGTAAGTAG
- the atpD gene encoding F0F1 ATP synthase subunit beta has protein sequence MSKGRVVNVTGPVVDIEFERGHLPEILNAIKIERKAQNDKERDINLTVETAVHLGDNMVRCVAMSSTDGLIRGAEAVDLGVPISVPVGPATLGRVFNVLGDPIDGDMNVDRSMTSPIHKPAPSFENLSTQAEILETGIKVIDLIAPYAKGGKIGLFGGAGVGKTVTMQELIHNIAQEHGGISVFAGVGERTREGNDLYHEMKDSGVIAKTAMVFGQMNEPPGARLRVALTGLTMAEYFRDQEGRDVLLFIDNIFRFTQAGSEVSALLGRMPSAVGYQPTLATEMGQLQERITSTKKGSVTSIQAIYVPADDYTDPAPATAFAHLDATTNLERNIAAMGIFPAVDPLASSSRILTPEILGEEHYQVAQGVKRILQRYKELLDIIAILGMDELSDEDKLVVRRARRIQLFLSQPLHVAEAFNGIPGIYVPVKETVRSFKEILEGKHDDLPEPAFHNVGTIEDAIAKAKTL, from the coding sequence ATGAGCAAAGGGCGCGTTGTGAATGTAACGGGGCCGGTTGTCGACATCGAGTTCGAACGTGGACATCTCCCCGAAATTTTAAATGCGATCAAGATCGAAAGAAAAGCCCAAAACGACAAAGAGCGCGATATCAACCTGACCGTTGAAACAGCGGTTCACCTCGGCGACAACATGGTTCGCTGCGTGGCGATGTCTTCCACGGACGGTTTGATCCGCGGTGCGGAAGCTGTTGACTTGGGCGTGCCGATCAGCGTACCGGTAGGTCCGGCCACGCTCGGCCGCGTATTTAACGTACTTGGTGATCCGATTGACGGCGACATGAACGTAGACCGTTCGATGACGAGCCCGATTCATAAGCCGGCTCCGTCGTTCGAGAACTTGTCGACACAAGCGGAAATTCTTGAAACGGGTATTAAAGTTATCGACCTGATCGCTCCGTATGCCAAGGGTGGTAAAATCGGTCTGTTCGGCGGTGCGGGCGTAGGTAAAACCGTTACGATGCAGGAGCTCATTCACAACATCGCTCAAGAACACGGCGGTATTTCCGTATTCGCAGGCGTAGGTGAAAGAACTCGTGAAGGTAACGACTTGTACCATGAAATGAAAGACTCCGGCGTTATCGCTAAAACGGCGATGGTGTTCGGCCAGATGAACGAGCCGCCAGGCGCGCGTCTTCGCGTAGCTTTGACCGGTTTGACCATGGCGGAATACTTCCGTGACCAGGAAGGCCGCGACGTGCTTCTGTTTATCGACAACATCTTCCGCTTTACCCAAGCGGGTTCCGAAGTGTCCGCTCTTCTCGGCCGTATGCCTTCCGCGGTTGGTTACCAGCCGACGCTGGCCACCGAGATGGGCCAATTGCAAGAGCGGATCACCTCCACGAAAAAAGGTTCCGTTACGTCGATCCAGGCGATCTACGTTCCGGCGGACGACTATACCGACCCGGCTCCGGCAACGGCATTCGCCCACTTGGACGCAACGACGAACCTGGAGCGTAACATCGCGGCAATGGGTATTTTCCCGGCCGTTGACCCGCTCGCTTCGTCTTCCCGGATTTTGACTCCGGAAATTCTCGGCGAAGAACATTACCAAGTCGCTCAAGGCGTGAAGAGAATTTTGCAGCGCTATAAAGAGCTTCTCGATATCATCGCGATCCTGGGTATGGACGAGTTGTCCGACGAAGACAAATTGGTCGTTCGCCGCGCCCGCCGCATCCAGCTGTTCCTTTCGCAGCCGCTTCACGTGGCCGAAGCGTTCAACGGCATCCCGGGCATCTACGTACCGGTTAAAGAAACCGTGCGCAGCTTCAAGGAAATCCTTGAAGGCAAACACGACGATCTTCCGGAACCGGCGTTCCATAACGTCGGCACGATTGAAGACGCGATCGCCAAAGCGAAGACGCTGTAA
- a CDS encoding AtpZ/AtpI family protein: protein MQKPPSQDNPWRAVALVSAIGADLVVCMLAGYWLGQLASEWAGGKPILIVGGIMLGFLVGVFSVILILRKYTGGSNG, encoded by the coding sequence ATGCAAAAACCACCTTCTCAGGATAATCCTTGGCGAGCGGTTGCGCTTGTCAGCGCCATCGGGGCGGATCTGGTCGTCTGCATGCTCGCCGGGTATTGGTTAGGGCAGCTTGCGAGTGAATGGGCAGGCGGCAAACCGATTCTGATCGTAGGCGGGATTATGCTCGGCTTCCTTGTCGGCGTGTTCAGCGTCATCCTCATTCTTCGCAAGTATACAGGGGGCTCTAATGGATGA
- the wecB gene encoding non-hydrolyzing UDP-N-acetylglucosamine 2-epimerase, translating into MSKIKVMTIFGTRPEATKMAPLVLELQRHPEHIESLVCVTAQHREMLDRVLELFEIKPDYDLNVMKPGQSLNEVAIRVLQGLEPVFREEKPDLILVHGDTSTTFLASYAAFLQQIPIGHVEAGLRTWNKLSPYPEEMNRQLTGVLCDLHFAPTDWSAGNLRSENKPEQHIYITGNTATDIFRYTVKKDFRHPILDWAKGKRLVFMTAHRRESQGEPHRQIFRAVRRLADEFEDIAIVYPVHLSPAVKGPAHELLGGHPRIMLTEPLDVVEVHNLYPHTYMILTDSGGLQEEAPSFGVPVLVLRETTERPEGIKAGTLELVGTDEDKVFDRARALLTDKTLYDKMSKAANPYGDGKASERIVEAILYHFGKLEKRPLPFQP; encoded by the coding sequence ATGAGCAAAATCAAAGTGATGACGATTTTCGGCACGAGACCGGAAGCGACCAAGATGGCCCCGCTTGTTCTGGAGCTGCAAAGACATCCGGAGCATATCGAGTCGCTCGTCTGCGTCACCGCCCAGCACCGGGAGATGCTGGACCGCGTGCTCGAATTGTTCGAGATCAAGCCGGATTACGATTTGAACGTCATGAAGCCGGGCCAGTCGCTGAACGAGGTGGCGATCCGCGTGCTGCAAGGGCTGGAGCCGGTTTTCCGCGAAGAAAAACCCGACCTGATTCTCGTGCACGGCGATACAAGCACCACGTTCCTGGCCAGCTATGCCGCATTTCTGCAGCAAATTCCGATCGGTCACGTTGAAGCGGGGCTGCGCACCTGGAACAAGCTTTCGCCGTATCCGGAGGAAATGAATCGCCAGCTGACCGGCGTGCTCTGCGACCTGCATTTTGCGCCGACGGACTGGTCGGCAGGCAATCTTCGCAGTGAGAACAAACCGGAGCAGCATATTTACATCACCGGCAATACGGCGACGGACATTTTCCGGTACACGGTGAAAAAAGATTTCCGGCACCCGATTCTCGACTGGGCCAAAGGAAAGCGGCTGGTGTTTATGACCGCACACCGCAGGGAATCGCAGGGCGAACCGCACCGTCAAATTTTTCGTGCCGTACGGAGATTGGCCGATGAATTCGAAGATATCGCGATCGTGTACCCGGTGCATTTAAGTCCTGCGGTAAAAGGACCGGCGCATGAACTTCTGGGCGGTCATCCGCGCATCATGCTGACCGAACCGCTGGACGTTGTCGAGGTGCATAACCTGTATCCTCATACGTACATGATTTTGACCGATTCCGGGGGACTGCAGGAGGAGGCGCCTTCGTTCGGCGTACCGGTGCTGGTGCTGCGTGAAACGACGGAACGTCCCGAGGGAATCAAGGCCGGCACGCTGGAGCTTGTGGGCACCGATGAAGACAAGGTTTTCGACCGGGCTCGCGCACTGCTGACCGACAAAACGCTGTACGACAAAATGAGCAAGGCTGCCAACCCTTATGGAGACGGAAAAGCGTCCGAGCGCATTGTAGAAGCCATTTTGTACCATTTCGGCAAGCTTGAAAAGCGCCCTCTTCCGTTCCAACCGTGA
- the atpF gene encoding F0F1 ATP synthase subunit B encodes MNFIPSTFFIAIISFGILYLLLKKYAFGPLFGIMEQRRTHITEQIQQAEQNRKAAEQLLAEQKEAIQQARNEAKEILDQARATSSKQADEIIQQAKAEASRLKDEALRDIENEKNKAVASLRAQVSAMSVLIASKIIEKQIDEKSQEQLVDHYLKEVGGNL; translated from the coding sequence ATGAATTTTATTCCGTCAACGTTTTTTATTGCGATAATTTCCTTCGGGATTTTGTATCTTCTGCTCAAGAAGTATGCTTTCGGGCCTCTATTTGGCATTATGGAGCAGCGCAGAACGCACATTACCGAACAAATCCAGCAGGCGGAGCAAAACCGCAAAGCGGCTGAGCAACTGCTCGCCGAGCAAAAAGAAGCCATTCAGCAAGCTCGAAACGAAGCTAAAGAAATTTTGGATCAGGCTCGAGCTACCAGCTCCAAGCAAGCGGATGAGATCATTCAGCAAGCGAAAGCGGAAGCGTCCCGCTTGAAGGATGAAGCGCTTCGCGATATCGAGAACGAGAAGAACAAAGCGGTCGCATCGCTGCGCGCTCAAGTAAGCGCCATGTCCGTATTGATCGCTTCGAAAATTATCGAAAAGCAAATCGATGAAAAGTCACAGGAGCAGTTGGTTGACCATTACCTGAAAGAGGTAGGGGGCAATCTATGA
- a CDS encoding F0F1 ATP synthase subunit delta produces the protein MSRDLNVAKRYARALFEVAKERNAVSQVEEELRAVSAAFDSNRDLQKLVQHPGIDVDVKKGLLKQLFENNVSDMVYNTLQLLVDRGREDILGALKLYFTDIANEALGQANATVYTPFELSETELSQIKDQFGKITGKTIRVDSVIDKSLLGGIQVRIGDRLYDGSLSGKLQRIQKVLNQSQAL, from the coding sequence ATGAGCCGGGACTTGAACGTAGCGAAGCGTTACGCCAGAGCGCTTTTCGAAGTGGCGAAGGAACGTAACGCCGTATCTCAGGTGGAAGAAGAGCTTCGCGCCGTTTCTGCGGCATTCGACAGCAATCGCGATCTGCAGAAGCTGGTCCAGCATCCCGGCATCGACGTGGATGTGAAAAAAGGCCTGTTGAAGCAGCTGTTTGAAAACAATGTCTCCGACATGGTGTACAATACGCTGCAGCTGCTCGTCGACCGCGGGCGCGAAGACATTCTGGGTGCGCTCAAATTGTATTTTACCGATATTGCCAATGAGGCGCTGGGGCAAGCGAATGCCACCGTCTATACGCCGTTTGAGCTTTCGGAAACCGAGCTGTCGCAAATAAAGGACCAGTTCGGTAAAATCACGGGCAAAACGATTCGCGTGGATTCCGTGATCGACAAGAGCTTGCTGGGCGGCATTCAGGTGCGCATCGGTGACCGTCTGTACGACGGAAGCTTGTCCGGCAAATTACAACGTATACAAAAAGTTTTGAATCAATCTCAAGCACTGTGA